The DNA window ATACTTGATACCGCAAGGAGTACAAAACTTACTGAATTGATGAATAATATCTATGGCCATATTCAGATGTTGCGATACAGGGTGCTGACTCTTCCTGGAAAGGCCAGAAAATCTTTGAAAGAGCATCTCAAGATACTCGATTCACTGGAGAAGCGTGATGCCGATCTTGCAGAGAGATACATGAGAGAGCATATTAAGAATGTCAAAAACGATGTGTTAACTACCTTGAAAGAGGGATAAATTTCTTTCTTTAATTCAATCCAAAAAAATAGTCTTCATAATAAAATCTTTGTATTTTTCGTGTCTTCAAAAGAAAGCTACAAAAATAGGAACCCCTAAATAGGTTTTTTCTTTTTCCCTCCCTTACTAAATATCTAAAGAATCAAAAATGGAGGGTTGGAAATTTGAGAAAATAAGACTGAAACTGCTCAATTAGATGAGGTTAATTATGATTTTTCCAGAGAAATTGAATCTTGCAAACATTCCGACAAAGATAATAAAGCTTTGTAAACTAAGCAAGATATATGGTGCAAATATCTATCTCAAGCGAGATGACCTCACCGGTTTTTTAACGGGAGGAAATAAAATAAGAAAATTAGAATTCTTTTTTAAAGATATTATACAAAAAGGGTGTGATACGGTCATTACATGCGGAGGGATTCAATCTAATCACGCGAGGGCAACAGCTGTTGTAGCCAGGAGATTGGGTATTGATCCTGTTTTAATCCTAAGGGGTGACAAGACATCGCATTATAGCGGAAATCTCCTGATTGATAAAATATTAGGTGCAAAGGTGATAACCATAGACCATCAAGAATATAAAAGAATAGATTCTGTACTAAAGGAATGTTCAATTCATCTTAAAGCGGATGGGAAAAGACCATATATAATTCCAGAGGGAGGGTCAAATGGCCTCGGTTCTTTTGGATATATTAATATGATGAAAGAGTTAAAAAAACAGATGAAAGAGATGAGTATTGAGATAGATTCAATTGTCCATGCAGTCGGTTCTGGTGGGACATCAGCAGGCCTTGTCATAGGGAAAAAGATCTATAATATAAAAGCTGATATATATGGTATAAATGTCTGTAATGATAAAGAATATTTTGTTAAAAGAATCTATAAGATCATAATGGAGGCTAAAAGGAAATATAGCATAGATATAGATATAAAGTCTAAAGAGCTGAATATAATAGATGGTTACAAGGGATTGGGTTATGCCATAAGCAGAGATGAAGAGATAGAGTTGATTATAGAGATAGCAAGGGAAGAAGGGATTATTTTTGATCCTGTCTATACAGGTAAGGCAATTTTTGGGATGCTTGACCAACTCAATGTTGATAAAAATAGATTTGGAGAAAATATTCTTTTTATTCATACAGGAGGCATTTTGGGTCTTTTAACAAAGGAAAAGGAAGGTAAATTTAGTCAGATAATCAATAGCATGGATAATTTTTAACATTATCTTAAACAGTGAAAAAACCTTTTCAGAAAAATTGTAGAGAGGGCGTGGAAAAACCTGTGAAGTGAAGTCTCAAGTTACTTATTTTTTAAGTTTTAAAACAAAGTGCTTTAATTTTTGTCAATTATATATCTCTCTATTATTCAAGTAGATATATAGAAATTATTAAGATTATAAGCTTTAACAATTTTTATAAACAATCGCGTATTTTTCCCACAGATTTTTAATACATGATGTTATGAAATATAAAATTTTAATATTTTATGAGACGTAAAATTTAGATGTTTAAGGTAGAATTATTTTTATCTTTTCTCCTGGAAGAAGCTTTGTATCAGCAGGTAGACTATTAAATTCTGCAATATCCCTTTTTCTTTTATCATTACCGTAGTATCTTTTTGATAGATTAACAAATGTTTCTCCTTTTTCAACTGTATGTATCTTAATATGCTTAATCTTGATGTCCTCTATTTCTGATGAAGAGAGTTTTCTAAAACTTCTTTCTATATTTGAGAAATAGTAAGAGGCATTTTTATATTCCCTTAAAGGGGCTAAAGAAAGAAGGGTATAACCAATTTTCTTATTTGGTTCCAAAAAGTATAGTATGGATAGTCCCATTCCTCCTGAAGAGGCCTTTACTTCATAGATTCTTTTCACTCCGTGAAAATCATTAATAGTTACTCTTTGGATAGGACC is part of the Nitrospinota bacterium genome and encodes:
- a CDS encoding LysM peptidoglycan-binding domain-containing protein, encoding EKEDGGSLPGFLSTHPTTSERIQTVKTEAARLLKESKTLKITAYNEYKSRLEGMVYGPGEKDGIIDGEVYKNKFAGITLTLPQDWKKQSSRLLFVTKHPYRNYLFQLQIHELKRETALNDFVYNIEKKIGLPQGPIQRVTINDFHGVKRIYEVKASSGGMGLSILYFLEPNKKIGYTLLSLAPLREYKNASYYFSNIERSFRKLSSSEIEDIKIKHIKIHTVEKGETFVNLSKRYYGNDKRKRDIAEFNSLPADTKLLPGEKIKIILP
- a CDS encoding D-cysteine desulfhydrase family protein, whose product is MIFPEKLNLANIPTKIIKLCKLSKIYGANIYLKRDDLTGFLTGGNKIRKLEFFFKDIIQKGCDTVITCGGIQSNHARATAVVARRLGIDPVLILRGDKTSHYSGNLLIDKILGAKVITIDHQEYKRIDSVLKECSIHLKADGKRPYIIPEGGSNGLGSFGYINMMKELKKQMKEMSIEIDSIVHAVGSGGTSAGLVIGKKIYNIKADIYGINVCNDKEYFVKRIYKIIMEAKRKYSIDIDIKSKELNIIDGYKGLGYAISRDEEIELIIEIAREEGIIFDPVYTGKAIFGMLDQLNVDKNRFGENILFIHTGGILGLLTKEKEGKFSQIINSMDNF